Proteins from a genomic interval of Trichocoleus desertorum ATA4-8-CV12:
- a CDS encoding ribonuclease HII — MEAPDFGYTQQLIAGVDEVGRGALFGPVVAAAVILSPETLLPLIDIGVTDSKQLSSGQRQQLVGQIRAVAVDCQIGIASVAEIDQLNILQASLLAMQRAVLKLQVQPDLCLIDGNQKIPTLLLPQQTLVKGDQHSVAIAAASIVAKVWRDRFIARLAAHYPAYDLIANKGYGTARHRQALQRLGPSPLHRRSFSPCRVNQLGTRALSEAIAPISTQLDLGPATL, encoded by the coding sequence CTGGAAGCGCCAGACTTTGGCTACACTCAGCAGCTGATTGCTGGGGTGGATGAAGTAGGTCGAGGTGCTTTGTTTGGTCCAGTTGTAGCCGCAGCAGTCATTTTGTCACCTGAGACGCTATTGCCCTTGATTGATATAGGTGTAACTGACAGCAAACAGTTGTCGAGTGGGCAAAGGCAGCAATTAGTGGGCCAGATTCGGGCCGTTGCTGTGGATTGCCAAATTGGTATTGCCTCTGTGGCCGAGATTGATCAACTGAATATTCTTCAGGCTTCGCTACTAGCAATGCAGCGGGCTGTTTTGAAGCTTCAAGTCCAGCCCGACTTGTGTTTGATTGACGGGAATCAAAAAATTCCGACGTTATTGCTCCCTCAACAAACTTTGGTGAAGGGCGATCAACATTCGGTCGCGATCGCAGCTGCTAGTATTGTGGCTAAGGTTTGGCGAGACAGATTCATTGCTCGTTTGGCAGCGCATTACCCAGCCTATGATTTGATAGCGAATAAAGGGTATGGTACGGCACGACATCGCCAAGCTTTGCAGAGATTGGGGCCATCTCCTCTGCATCGACGTTCGTTTAGTCCCTGTCGGGTAAATCAACTGGGCACTAGAGCGCTTAGCGAGGCGATCGCGCCTATCTCGACTCAATTAGACTTAGGGCCAGCTACGCTGTAG
- a CDS encoding TIGR03960 family B12-binding radical SAM protein yields MAVAIEELLTPEILRPARYLGNELGAVHKAWDSASVRWVLTYPEIYEVGASNLGHIILYNILNAQPRQLCDRAYLPAPDLASKLRSTQTPLFAVESRRSLTDFDIFGFSLSYELGATNILEMLDLAGMPLTWRERATTEPWNVQQGSYPLIFAGGQTATSNPEPYAEFFDFIALGDGEELLPEIGLVLEEGKAAGLNREQLLLDLAQVPGVYVPQFYDMAADGSVYPNRPDVPDRVLRRVAAPLPAYSIGLVPYVQTVHDRLTIEVRRGCTRGCRFCQPGMLTRPARDVEPEQVVDAIEQGMRATGYNEFSLLSLSCSDYLALPAVGVEIKNRLKDENISLSLPSQRVDRFDENIANMIGGTRQMGLTFAPEAGTQRLRDIINKGLTNEELLRGVKTAYEQGWDKVKLYFMIGLPGETDADVIGIAETVRWLQQECRSKGRKSFSFNLTISNFTPKPHTPFQWHSVSTTEFQRKQALLREEFRRIRGLKVNFTDVRISAMEDFVGRGDRRLGAVVRRAWELGAGMDSWWESLERAFGAWTQAIAEAGLTWKYRQVEQGEWSLMATDDSVAHKPIASDSIAAAQPTSEDDLEARLDAPLPWDHLDTGIDKKWLKEDLLRALATAIVPDCSFEGCSHCGVCGPDFGHNVVIAPLPIPEFQGHFTPNQERSQRIRVWFGKQGDMALVSHLDLVRLWDRIIRRAALPIAFTGGFHPMPRISIANALPLGATSAGEIVDFELTKPVDVEEFQQKLATCLPSDIPIYRTEVVDLKTPSATQLLEQAEYWITLTVAASEELASPSYPTLEQWQAWIDAVKAQDTIAWEQTTKSGKVQTINLRDRLFELALLPTHPELDQATTPLRFVGSCRNDGTLLKPEQVLYMLEQVSQRELRLLHTHRNQLFLAVSAQ; encoded by the coding sequence GTGGCAGTTGCAATCGAAGAATTACTGACCCCTGAAATCTTGCGACCCGCCCGCTATTTGGGCAATGAACTGGGAGCTGTTCATAAGGCTTGGGATAGTGCCTCAGTGCGTTGGGTCCTGACTTACCCAGAAATCTATGAGGTAGGTGCGTCGAATCTAGGACACATCATCCTCTACAACATTCTCAACGCTCAGCCTCGGCAGTTGTGCGATCGCGCTTATTTGCCTGCGCCAGATTTGGCAAGTAAGCTACGCAGCACTCAAACGCCGCTGTTTGCGGTGGAGTCACGGCGATCGCTGACTGATTTTGATATTTTTGGCTTTAGCCTCAGCTATGAGCTAGGGGCTACCAACATTTTGGAGATGCTTGATCTGGCTGGCATGCCGCTCACCTGGCGAGAACGAGCCACAACAGAACCTTGGAACGTTCAGCAAGGCAGTTACCCGCTGATTTTTGCAGGGGGACAGACGGCTACTTCCAACCCAGAACCTTACGCAGAATTTTTCGATTTTATTGCTTTGGGCGACGGTGAGGAACTGTTGCCTGAGATTGGTCTAGTTCTAGAGGAAGGCAAGGCGGCAGGGCTAAACCGAGAACAACTACTTTTAGATCTGGCCCAAGTTCCGGGGGTTTATGTGCCCCAGTTCTACGATATGGCGGCGGATGGTTCGGTGTATCCCAATCGCCCAGATGTGCCCGATCGCGTTTTACGGCGGGTGGCTGCACCTCTACCTGCTTATTCGATTGGCTTAGTGCCCTACGTCCAAACCGTTCACGATCGCCTCACTATTGAGGTGCGTCGGGGTTGTACCCGTGGTTGTCGCTTCTGCCAACCCGGAATGCTAACTCGGCCAGCCAGAGATGTAGAACCCGAGCAGGTTGTAGACGCGATCGAGCAGGGGATGCGAGCTACAGGCTATAACGAGTTTTCTTTATTGTCTTTGAGTTGTTCCGATTACTTAGCGCTCCCTGCTGTGGGCGTAGAGATTAAAAATCGGCTGAAAGATGAGAATATTTCCCTTTCTTTGCCAAGCCAGCGGGTGGATCGCTTTGACGAAAATATTGCCAACATGATTGGCGGTACGCGCCAAATGGGACTAACCTTTGCCCCCGAAGCAGGAACGCAACGTCTCCGCGACATTATTAACAAAGGCTTAACGAACGAAGAATTGCTCCGGGGCGTGAAAACTGCTTATGAGCAGGGTTGGGATAAAGTTAAGCTTTATTTCATGATTGGCTTGCCTGGTGAAACTGATGCCGATGTGATTGGCATTGCCGAAACGGTGCGCTGGTTGCAGCAAGAATGCCGCAGCAAAGGCCGCAAATCTTTCAGCTTCAATCTGACAATTTCTAACTTCACTCCCAAGCCTCATACCCCTTTTCAATGGCACTCGGTTTCAACCACCGAATTTCAGCGCAAACAAGCATTACTCCGAGAAGAATTCCGGCGCATCCGAGGGCTAAAGGTCAACTTTACCGATGTGCGAATCTCGGCGATGGAAGATTTTGTCGGTCGCGGCGATCGCCGTCTAGGGGCTGTGGTGCGGCGAGCCTGGGAACTGGGTGCAGGCATGGACTCCTGGTGGGAAAGTCTGGAGCGTGCTTTTGGGGCTTGGACTCAGGCGATCGCTGAAGCAGGCTTGACTTGGAAGTACCGCCAAGTGGAACAGGGCGAATGGAGCCTCATGGCAACAGATGACTCGGTGGCTCATAAACCCATTGCTAGTGACTCCATTGCTGCCGCCCAACCGACTAGTGAGGACGACTTAGAGGCGCGATTAGATGCCCCGCTACCTTGGGACCATCTAGATACTGGGATTGACAAAAAGTGGCTTAAAGAAGACTTGCTACGGGCTTTAGCCACTGCGATCGTTCCTGACTGCTCCTTTGAAGGTTGCTCTCACTGTGGGGTTTGTGGGCCAGACTTTGGTCATAACGTAGTGATTGCGCCACTACCTATCCCTGAATTCCAAGGTCACTTCACGCCGAATCAAGAGCGATCGCAACGAATTCGGGTTTGGTTTGGCAAACAGGGCGACATGGCTTTGGTCAGTCACCTAGACTTGGTGCGGCTCTGGGATCGGATCATCCGCCGAGCTGCACTACCGATTGCCTTTACGGGTGGCTTTCACCCCATGCCCCGCATTTCTATCGCTAATGCCTTGCCTTTGGGTGCCACCAGTGCAGGTGAAATTGTTGACTTTGAACTCACGAAACCTGTTGATGTTGAGGAGTTTCAACAGAAGTTGGCGACTTGCTTACCCAGCGATATTCCAATCTACCGCACGGAAGTCGTGGATCTTAAAACACCTTCAGCCACACAGTTACTAGAGCAAGCTGAATACTGGATTACGCTCACCGTGGCCGCTAGTGAAGAATTAGCCAGTCCTAGCTATCCCACTCTTGAACAATGGCAAGCTTGGATTGATGCCGTTAAGGCCCAGGATACGATCGCTTGGGAGCAAACTACCAAATCGGGCAAAGTGCAAACTATCAACCTGCGCGATCGCTTGTTCGAGCTAGCCTTGCTGCCTACTCACCCAGAGTTGGATCAGGCAACCACTCCTTTGCGCTTCGTCGGTAGTTGCCGTAATGACGGTACCTTACTCAAGCCAGAGCAAGTGCTTTATATGTTGGAACAAGTATCTCAAAGAGAACTGCGGCTCTTGCATACCCATCGGAACCAACTCTTTTTAGCCGTATCCGCTCAGTAA
- a CDS encoding STAS domain-containing protein, whose amino-acid sequence MKSVLLQPQVTVVQPHGHINASNAVEFQQQLTTAISSQQPQVLLIDMSQVESLDSAGLMGLVSALSLAQRLNCRFSLCCISAPIRIIFELTQLDRIFEIFDNRAAFEAAIALAA is encoded by the coding sequence ATGAAAAGTGTTCTGCTTCAGCCTCAAGTTACAGTGGTTCAACCTCACGGTCATATCAATGCTTCAAATGCCGTTGAGTTTCAGCAGCAACTAACGACCGCTATCTCTTCACAACAACCTCAAGTGCTGCTGATCGACATGAGTCAAGTAGAGTCCCTAGACAGCGCTGGTCTAATGGGTTTGGTGTCTGCGCTCAGCTTGGCTCAGCGCCTCAATTGTCGCTTTAGCCTCTGCTGCATCTCAGCTCCCATCCGGATTATTTTTGAGTTGACCCAGCTCGATCGCATTTTCGAAATCTTTGATAACCGAGCTGCCTTTGAAGCGGCGATCGCGCTTGCTGCCTAA
- a CDS encoding Rne/Rng family ribonuclease — protein MPKQIIIAEQHRIAAVFSEDQIQELIVATGSHQISDVYLGVVENVLPGIDAAFVNIGDSERNGFIHVTDLGPLRLRRSAASITELLAPQQKVLVQVMKEPTGNKGPRLTGNITLPGRYLVLMPYGKGVNLSRRIRNENERNRLRALAILIKPAGMGLLVRTEAEGMAEEAILEDLEALQKQWESILQEASSTRAPALLNRDDDFIQRVLRDTYSGEVNRIVVDSHTGLKRVKQHLMNWSGGRSPQGVLIDQHRDRISVLEYFRVNAAIREALKPRVDLPSGGYIIIEPTEALTVIDVNSGSFTRSATARETVLWTNCEAATEIARQLRLRNLAGVIIVDFIDMDTRRDQLQVLEHFNKALKSDKARPQIAQLSELGLVELTRKRQGQNIYELFGRTCQTCGGLGHTVHLPGELPQYDTDVAERSGTLGMRESAAPSTELRVRVREPINREPVSREPISREPINREPLNPEPATFNAWEGRGDDLEFDGGSDPLEPDLMNHPNYQERGGPGNNRRRRRRRITLGEGEVAPRGPVNSREVIPVKAIAVKAEYVPEPETVAPLEDFPIVAPKEAEPERPERVKSAKREFIKPVVEPPEVFTVEMTPEEQDVFALMGISPLVLLNQEVKDPKSAVIQVALPGQAPLPSNPVPPTENGAAPSIDFVAPRATETARVAPPVRNTPTVVLETAPPETPTTAGDTREAVQAETTVADVATPTAAEPEDKLGSARRRRRRSSAAADAASNTDD, from the coding sequence ATGCCAAAACAAATTATTATCGCTGAGCAGCATCGCATCGCTGCTGTTTTTTCTGAAGATCAAATCCAAGAGTTGATTGTTGCCACAGGTAGCCACCAGATTAGTGATGTGTACCTGGGTGTCGTTGAGAATGTTCTACCTGGCATTGACGCTGCCTTTGTGAACATCGGCGATTCTGAGCGGAATGGCTTCATCCATGTGACAGACCTAGGCCCATTGCGCTTAAGGCGATCCGCCGCTTCCATTACCGAACTATTGGCTCCCCAGCAAAAAGTCTTAGTTCAGGTGATGAAAGAGCCGACAGGCAACAAAGGGCCTCGACTCACAGGGAATATCACACTGCCAGGACGCTACTTGGTCTTAATGCCCTACGGTAAAGGGGTTAACCTCTCGCGGCGGATTCGCAACGAAAACGAGCGCAACCGTTTGAGAGCCCTCGCTATCTTAATTAAACCTGCTGGGATGGGACTGCTGGTCAGAACTGAAGCCGAAGGAATGGCTGAAGAAGCGATTCTGGAAGACTTAGAAGCACTCCAAAAGCAGTGGGAGTCTATTTTGCAGGAAGCCAGCTCTACTAGAGCACCTGCTTTGCTAAACCGTGATGATGATTTCATTCAGCGGGTGTTGCGAGATACGTACAGTGGTGAGGTGAATCGGATTGTTGTAGATTCTCACACGGGTCTCAAGCGGGTGAAGCAGCACTTGATGAACTGGAGCGGTGGGCGATCGCCTCAAGGAGTGTTGATTGATCAGCATCGCGATCGCATCTCGGTGCTGGAGTACTTCCGCGTCAACGCTGCGATCCGGGAAGCGCTTAAACCAAGAGTGGATCTGCCTTCCGGTGGCTACATCATTATTGAGCCTACTGAAGCGCTGACTGTCATTGATGTGAACTCTGGCTCTTTCACTCGCTCTGCCACGGCCCGCGAGACGGTGCTATGGACCAACTGTGAAGCCGCGACTGAAATTGCGCGTCAACTGCGCCTACGCAACTTGGCTGGTGTAATCATTGTTGACTTCATCGACATGGATACTCGGCGCGACCAGTTGCAAGTTCTGGAGCACTTCAACAAAGCCCTGAAATCAGACAAGGCCAGACCCCAAATTGCTCAACTGTCAGAGCTGGGTCTAGTTGAGCTGACCCGCAAGCGCCAAGGCCAAAATATTTATGAACTGTTTGGTCGCACTTGCCAAACTTGTGGCGGTTTAGGGCACACCGTTCACTTGCCAGGAGAACTTCCTCAATACGACACCGATGTAGCAGAGCGATCGGGCACGTTGGGCATGAGGGAATCTGCTGCTCCCAGTACAGAATTGCGTGTGCGAGTCCGAGAGCCGATCAATCGCGAACCCGTTAGCAGAGAACCGATTAGCAGGGAACCGATTAACAGAGAGCCCCTCAATCCTGAACCCGCTACCTTTAATGCTTGGGAAGGACGGGGAGATGACTTGGAGTTTGATGGTGGTAGCGATCCGCTAGAGCCAGATTTGATGAACCATCCTAATTATCAGGAGCGGGGTGGTCCTGGTAACAATCGTCGTCGTCGTCGTCGCCGCATTACCTTAGGTGAGGGTGAAGTTGCTCCCAGGGGGCCCGTCAATTCTAGAGAAGTGATTCCTGTGAAGGCGATCGCGGTCAAAGCGGAGTATGTCCCTGAACCAGAAACGGTGGCACCTTTAGAAGACTTTCCCATCGTTGCTCCGAAGGAAGCTGAACCGGAAAGGCCAGAGCGCGTTAAATCCGCCAAGCGAGAATTTATCAAGCCCGTGGTTGAACCGCCGGAAGTTTTCACCGTTGAGATGACGCCGGAAGAGCAGGACGTATTTGCGTTGATGGGTATTTCTCCCTTAGTCCTGCTAAACCAGGAAGTTAAGGACCCTAAATCTGCGGTGATCCAAGTCGCTCTACCGGGACAGGCACCTCTGCCCAGTAACCCAGTACCGCCAACTGAGAATGGGGCTGCGCCGTCCATCGATTTTGTGGCACCTCGCGCTACCGAGACAGCTCGTGTAGCTCCTCCGGTCAGAAATACCCCAACGGTTGTTTTAGAAACGGCACCTCCAGAAACTCCAACCACGGCTGGAGATACGAGAGAGGCAGTTCAGGCTGAGACAACTGTTGCTGATGTAGCCACTCCCACAGCGGCAGAACCAGAAGACAAACTAGGTTCTGCTCGGCGTCGGCGTCGGCGTTCCTCGGCTGCGGCTGATGCAGCGTCCAACACGGACGATTAA